In one Natronomonas pharaonis DSM 2160 genomic region, the following are encoded:
- a CDS encoding urea ABC transporter substrate-binding protein yields MGPRGTILEKLGRSTLVSTGSVGGVGGLIGKSTVSGSRDDPITLAVLENRSGKFAELGTSKWQASRLAVEELNESGGALGRKIELIDPDPASDVKRYRQLTTEILEERDVDAIWAGYASSEREVVRPITNAHRQLYFYTNQYEGGVCDRYTFPVGATARQQLGAVLPYLVSEYGPKIFTIAADYNFGHLSSDWVEILAAENDAEVIGTEFVPLSETSFEWLVDRIEAADPDFVMSMLVGDNHAEFFREKATRDLSMPIGTSTAMAQAFEHKRYEPPAFADVYAGVNYMEELSTQENTTFVERFYEMFPDADYINQEAQNNYVSIHLYAKAVEAAGTTDQDAVIEQLESGLSFDAPEGRVAIDGATHHINHTMRIARADEDHNIEFFNEQRIDETFLSQTVGCDLREVAETTQYRPALFHQQGTFDSMHDALEDRVQDAHESEKLREQLEARTQAYSDAMRAAAEGDLTTRMSTGANNEALAVIAEEFNEMIAEMERTLADIGEFADDVASASREVTTSTDEVRATSESVASSIDQISDGAADQNESLQVVNDEMSDLSATIEEVAATTDEVADVAAKTAAAGSHGQEAATDAIAGMNETEQKAEQAVDAIHELEAEVTEIDALIDQISEIAEQTNILALNANIEAARTGGDGESNGDGFAVVANEVKELSEEVKQAAESAESRVEAIQERTDRSTTAVEATSERIAGASEQVTEAVEALEEIAAYADETNDGIQEISNTTEDQATSTEETVSMIDEVASISEETTTEAESVAAAAEEQSASLAEVSASATELSERAAELSEAISRFEVGADLDDDAVDTSGAAEPGVSD; encoded by the coding sequence ATGGGACCACGAGGTACGATACTGGAAAAGTTGGGTCGAAGCACCCTCGTTTCGACCGGCAGTGTTGGCGGAGTAGGTGGTCTGATAGGCAAGTCTACTGTGTCCGGCAGCCGAGATGACCCAATTACTCTGGCTGTTCTTGAGAACCGGTCAGGAAAATTTGCGGAGCTCGGGACCTCAAAGTGGCAAGCTAGTCGCCTCGCAGTCGAAGAGCTAAACGAAAGTGGAGGCGCACTCGGCCGTAAAATTGAGTTGATCGACCCGGACCCGGCGTCCGATGTAAAGCGGTACCGGCAACTGACCACCGAAATTCTTGAGGAGCGCGACGTAGACGCGATCTGGGCCGGCTATGCCTCTTCCGAGCGGGAAGTCGTTCGTCCGATAACGAATGCTCACAGACAGCTTTACTTCTACACGAACCAGTACGAAGGAGGGGTTTGTGACCGATATACGTTCCCTGTCGGAGCGACTGCCCGCCAGCAGCTTGGAGCTGTGCTCCCGTACCTCGTATCAGAATACGGACCGAAAATTTTCACCATTGCGGCGGACTACAACTTCGGCCATCTGTCCTCTGACTGGGTGGAGATTCTAGCAGCCGAGAACGACGCCGAGGTAATCGGCACGGAGTTTGTGCCGTTGTCGGAGACGTCTTTCGAGTGGCTGGTAGACAGAATCGAGGCCGCCGACCCCGACTTCGTCATGTCGATGCTCGTCGGGGACAACCACGCGGAGTTCTTCCGAGAAAAGGCCACCCGTGACCTCTCGATGCCTATCGGAACGTCAACTGCGATGGCGCAGGCGTTCGAACACAAGCGATACGAACCGCCAGCCTTCGCCGACGTGTACGCTGGCGTCAACTACATGGAAGAGCTCTCCACGCAGGAGAACACGACCTTCGTCGAGCGGTTTTACGAGATGTTCCCGGACGCGGACTACATCAACCAAGAAGCACAGAACAACTACGTCTCGATACATCTCTACGCGAAAGCCGTCGAGGCCGCAGGGACAACCGACCAAGATGCCGTGATAGAACAGCTGGAAAGCGGACTGTCGTTCGATGCCCCGGAAGGGAGAGTGGCCATCGACGGAGCAACACACCACATCAACCACACCATGCGAATCGCGAGGGCTGACGAAGACCACAATATCGAATTCTTCAACGAGCAGCGGATAGATGAGACATTTCTCTCGCAGACGGTCGGATGTGACCTCCGCGAAGTCGCCGAGACAACGCAGTACAGACCGGCACTGTTCCATCAGCAGGGGACATTCGACAGTATGCACGATGCGCTGGAAGATCGGGTACAAGATGCGCATGAATCAGAGAAATTGCGTGAGCAACTCGAAGCACGCACACAAGCGTACAGCGACGCGATGCGGGCGGCCGCAGAGGGCGACCTCACGACCCGCATGTCGACGGGCGCCAACAACGAGGCGCTGGCCGTAATCGCCGAGGAATTCAACGAGATGATCGCCGAGATGGAGCGAACACTCGCCGACATAGGTGAGTTCGCGGATGACGTAGCCAGCGCATCCCGGGAAGTCACCACCTCCACAGACGAGGTCAGAGCAACGAGCGAGTCCGTCGCCAGCTCTATCGATCAGATATCTGACGGGGCGGCCGACCAAAACGAATCGCTCCAAGTCGTTAACGACGAGATGAGCGACCTCTCGGCGACAATCGAAGAAGTCGCCGCCACCACCGACGAGGTCGCCGACGTTGCAGCCAAGACCGCAGCGGCCGGAAGCCACGGTCAAGAGGCCGCAACCGACGCAATAGCCGGCATGAATGAAACGGAGCAGAAAGCCGAGCAGGCCGTCGACGCTATCCACGAGCTTGAAGCAGAGGTGACAGAAATCGACGCTCTGATCGACCAAATTTCGGAAATCGCCGAGCAGACGAATATCTTAGCACTCAACGCCAACATTGAGGCTGCCCGCACCGGCGGCGACGGTGAGAGCAACGGTGATGGGTTCGCCGTGGTCGCAAACGAAGTCAAGGAGCTCTCTGAGGAAGTAAAGCAGGCCGCCGAGTCGGCCGAAAGTCGCGTCGAGGCGATTCAAGAGCGAACGGACCGCTCGACGACAGCGGTCGAGGCAACGAGCGAGCGCATCGCGGGAGCCTCCGAGCAAGTAACCGAAGCAGTCGAAGCGCTGGAAGAAATCGCAGCGTACGCCGACGAGACCAACGATGGTATCCAAGAAATCTCCAACACGACTGAAGACCAAGCGACATCGACTGAGGAGACAGTCTCGATGATAGACGAGGTGGCGTCGATAAGCGAAGAGACGACAACGGAAGCAGAGTCGGTGGCCGCAGCAGCAGAAGAACAGTCGGCATCGCTAGCAGAGGTTTCTGCTTCGGCGACAGAACTCTCAGAGCGGGCGGCAGAGCTGTCAGAGGCGATAAGCCGTTTTGAGGTCGGGGCCGATCTCGACGACGACGCCGTTGACACATCCGGCGCAGCTGAGCCAGGCGTCTCCGACTAG
- a CDS encoding type II toxin-antitoxin system RelE family toxin, with the protein MPASDDEWDWRLTDPAEREYEKLQPHEQERIVSKLDEIVTDQWRDPSDYLEPLTGAPHSKLRIGAFRLGCKAVQDDQILWVYTIEKRPGAYTPDDD; encoded by the coding sequence ATGCCGGCGAGTGATGACGAATGGGACTGGAGGCTCACTGATCCCGCAGAACGTGAGTACGAGAAGCTCCAGCCGCACGAGCAGGAGCGCATCGTCTCGAAGCTTGACGAGATTGTCACCGACCAGTGGCGTGATCCGAGCGACTACCTGGAGCCACTCACCGGTGCGCCGCATTCGAAGCTCCGTATCGGTGCGTTTCGTCTCGGTTGTAAGGCAGTCCAGGATGACCAGATTCTGTGGGTCTACACCATCGAGAAGCGTCCAGGGGCCTACACCCCCGACGACGACTAA
- a CDS encoding ribbon-helix-helix domain-containing protein codes for MSDADAGANDDPNMTTITLKIPEAFLDDLDATWRAEDFPSRSEFIRWALRDAVKHPTFSRKGWKDIAASEHQLATAEGRTYSSDEIRARLNKDMDAGE; via the coding sequence ATGTCCGACGCTGACGCAGGGGCCAATGACGACCCTAACATGACCACCATCACGCTCAAGATTCCGGAGGCGTTCCTTGACGACCTTGATGCGACTTGGCGGGCCGAAGACTTCCCGTCCCGGAGCGAGTTTATCCGGTGGGCGCTCCGTGATGCCGTGAAACACCCCACGTTCTCGCGGAAGGGTTGGAAGGACATCGCCGCGAGCGAACACCAGCTGGCGACCGCTGAGGGGCGAACCTACAGCAGCGACGAGATCCGAGCGCGTCTGAACAAGGACATGGATGCCGGCGAGTGA
- a CDS encoding RNA-guided endonuclease InsQ/TnpB family protein, whose protein sequence is MWYDYRFCAYPDRTGVAAEAERHIDIHRQAYNHTRYEYNALDTDEDNIGSAYQHQKRLTEWKDEWSVFSEVHSKALQKTVERFYDNLSNLSEKKQNGHKVGWLKWKPPREYQSVTYSQSGFELKNTSGRTATLWLSKIGDIPIRYHRPIPDNATIKEVTLKKETTGEWYVTFGLEVEDTTLPEKPDVDDLDAEDCVGIDLGITNYIYTSDGDSVDWLNLSDEYERLRREQRNLSRKEHRSNNWKKQRREVAKVKRRIKRKVEDFQHKLTTWLVKTYDAVFVEDLNVSGMLQQRGNARNKQDAAWRGFINMLEYKGDLYGTHVVQVNPAGTTKECAECGVETEKPLWVREHSCPTCGFEADRDANASYNVLSRGLRELGLGQAEVTPVETATAVETDGGRSSSVPASRVIETGSLGA, encoded by the coding sequence ATGTGGTACGACTACCGCTTCTGTGCCTATCCTGACCGAACAGGTGTGGCTGCGGAAGCGGAACGCCACATCGACATCCACCGCCAAGCCTACAACCACACCCGCTACGAATACAACGCCCTCGACACTGACGAGGACAACATCGGTTCGGCGTATCAACACCAGAAGCGCCTCACCGAGTGGAAAGACGAATGGTCCGTGTTCTCGGAAGTCCACTCGAAGGCGTTGCAGAAAACCGTCGAACGCTTCTACGATAACCTATCGAACCTTTCCGAGAAGAAACAGAACGGGCACAAGGTCGGGTGGCTCAAGTGGAAACCGCCGCGAGAATACCAGAGTGTGACGTACTCGCAGTCCGGCTTCGAACTCAAAAACACGAGTGGTCGGACTGCCACGCTCTGGCTTTCGAAAATCGGTGACATCCCCATCCGCTACCACCGCCCTATCCCCGACAACGCCACTATCAAAGAAGTCACGCTGAAGAAAGAAACGACTGGCGAGTGGTACGTCACGTTTGGCCTCGAAGTCGAAGACACCACGCTCCCCGAGAAACCCGACGTGGATGACTTGGATGCCGAGGATTGTGTCGGCATCGACCTCGGCATCACCAACTACATCTATACGAGCGATGGCGACAGCGTGGACTGGCTTAACCTCTCCGACGAGTACGAACGCCTGCGTCGGGAACAGCGCAATCTCTCCCGAAAAGAACATAGGAGCAACAACTGGAAGAAACAACGCCGGGAGGTCGCCAAAGTCAAACGTCGAATCAAGCGGAAAGTCGAAGATTTCCAGCACAAACTCACGACATGGCTGGTCAAGACGTATGACGCCGTGTTCGTGGAGGATTTGAACGTCTCAGGGATGCTTCAACAGCGGGGGAACGCCCGGAATAAGCAGGACGCTGCGTGGCGTGGGTTCATCAATATGCTGGAGTATAAGGGCGACCTGTACGGCACGCACGTTGTCCAAGTGAACCCTGCGGGGACAACCAAAGAGTGCGCCGAGTGTGGCGTCGAGACGGAGAAGCCGTTGTGGGTGCGGGAACACTCATGTCCGACGTGTGGGTTCGAGGCGGACAGGGACGCGAATGCGTCGTACAACGTTCTTTCTCGCGGTCTTCGGGAGTTAGGTCTGGGACAGGCCGAAGTCACGCCCGTGGAGACTGCGACCGCTGTGGAAACCGATGGAGGCCGGTCTTCGTCGGTTCCTGCAAGTCGCGTCATCGAAACGGGAAGCCTCGGGGCTTGA